In the Flavobacterium acetivorans genome, one interval contains:
- a CDS encoding SDR family oxidoreductase, producing the protein MKIVITGGAGFIGSNLCEYFLSKNYQVSCLDNFATGHRHNLRAFEGHKNFSLIEGDIRNLEDCHKAVEGADYVLHQAALGSVPRSLVDPITTNEVNVSGFLNMLVAARDAKIKRFVYAASSSTYGDSVGLPKVEEVIGKPLSPYAITKYVNELYAEIFSRTYGLETIGLRYFNVFGRKQDPNGAYAAVIPKFVMQLMKHESPVINGDGHYSRDFTYIDNVIQMNELAMTTQNPEAINTVYNTAYGDRTTLNDLMVSLKKYLSNFDPAIADVQTIYGANRAGDIPHSLASIDKAQRLLGYQPAFSMQEGLEQAVAWYWENLK; encoded by the coding sequence ATGAAAATAGTAATAACGGGAGGAGCAGGGTTTATAGGGTCTAATCTGTGTGAATATTTTTTATCAAAAAATTATCAGGTCAGCTGTTTAGATAATTTTGCAACAGGACATCGTCATAATCTTAGAGCATTTGAGGGTCATAAAAATTTCTCTTTAATTGAAGGCGATATTCGGAATTTGGAAGATTGTCATAAAGCAGTTGAAGGGGCCGATTATGTTTTGCATCAAGCTGCTTTAGGTTCAGTGCCTCGTTCATTGGTTGATCCCATCACTACAAATGAGGTGAATGTTTCTGGTTTTTTGAACATGTTGGTTGCTGCTCGCGATGCTAAAATAAAACGATTTGTATACGCTGCCAGTTCTTCTACCTATGGGGACTCAGTGGGATTGCCAAAGGTAGAAGAAGTCATTGGAAAGCCGCTTTCGCCTTATGCTATTACTAAATATGTAAATGAATTGTATGCGGAGATTTTTAGCAGAACTTACGGATTAGAAACTATTGGCTTGCGTTATTTTAATGTCTTTGGGCGTAAACAGGATCCTAATGGTGCTTATGCAGCTGTAATTCCTAAGTTTGTTATGCAACTTATGAAACATGAAAGTCCTGTTATTAACGGGGATGGTCATTATTCTAGGGATTTTACCTATATAGACAATGTGATTCAAATGAATGAATTGGCTATGACGACCCAGAATCCCGAGGCTATAAATACGGTTTATAATACGGCTTATGGGGATCGTACTACGCTGAATGACCTAATGGTTTCCTTAAAAAAATATCTGTCTAATTTTGATCCTGCAATTGCCGATGTGCAAACAATCTACGGCGCCAATCGGGCCGGAGATATCCCTCATTCTTTGGCCAGTATTGATAAGGCTCAAAGACTACTTGGGTATCAGCCTGCATTTTCTATGCAAGAAGGCTTAGAACAGGCTGTTGCATGGTATTGGGAAAATTTAAAATAA
- a CDS encoding mannose-1-phosphate guanylyltransferase, which yields MENIKSITHVILTGGVGSRLWPLSRKSRPKQYLDLFDGKSLFEMTFDRNRNIADRVMVVGNIDNCHLSRAVLEKTNTAYIDIIETTPRNTAAAIAFAAFASKSDDILIVTPSDHIIDGMEQYEAAMQEAIEKASKGFIVTFGIVPTKPETGYGYIERKGDDVVSFREKPNQVSARDFIAKGNFLWNSGMFCFKAGVLLEELKAFQPEVYEKSKIAWENSSKGNLDLDLSLAIPSISIDYAVMERSKKIKVVSSQFTWSDLGSFESVYDYLISIGHPVDENGNMVIGTSNYTAFIGMKDTIFVCTDTANLILKKEFSQDVKSLFSELERENSSLLD from the coding sequence ATGGAAAATATAAAATCGATTACGCATGTCATCCTTACTGGAGGCGTGGGGAGTCGTTTGTGGCCTTTGTCACGTAAGAGTCGGCCGAAACAGTATTTGGATCTGTTTGACGGCAAATCCTTGTTTGAAATGACCTTTGATCGCAACCGCAATATTGCCGATAGGGTGATGGTCGTTGGGAATATTGATAATTGCCATCTGAGTCGAGCGGTATTGGAGAAAACGAATACTGCTTATATCGATATTATCGAGACGACTCCAAGAAATACGGCTGCGGCGATTGCTTTTGCTGCCTTTGCCAGCAAGTCGGATGACATCCTTATAGTGACGCCTTCGGATCATATTATTGATGGGATGGAGCAGTATGAGGCTGCTATGCAGGAAGCGATCGAGAAGGCTTCTAAAGGTTTTATTGTTACTTTTGGGATTGTTCCGACCAAACCGGAAACGGGTTATGGCTATATTGAGCGCAAAGGCGATGATGTAGTTTCCTTTCGGGAAAAGCCCAATCAGGTTTCGGCACGGGATTTTATAGCCAAAGGGAATTTCCTTTGGAACAGCGGCATGTTTTGTTTTAAAGCTGGGGTATTGCTGGAAGAGTTGAAAGCCTTTCAGCCCGAAGTTTATGAGAAATCGAAAATTGCTTGGGAAAATAGCAGTAAAGGAAACCTGGATCTGGATTTGTCTCTTGCTATTCCTTCGATCAGCATCGATTATGCGGTGATGGAACGTTCTAAAAAGATTAAGGTGGTTTCTTCTCAATTCACTTGGTCTGATTTGGGTTCTTTTGAGTCGGTATACGATTATTTAATTTCGATTGGTCATCCTGTGGATGAAAACGGAAATATGGTCATTGGTACCTCTAATTATACTGCTTTTATAGGGATGAAGGATACTATTTTTGTTTGTACGGATACGGCTAATCTAATTCTGAAAAAGGAATTTTCGCAGGATGTTAAGAGTTTGTTTAGTGAGTTGGAGCGGGAGAATTCGAGTTTATTGGATTGA
- a CDS encoding UpxY family transcription antiterminator — MNWYVIYTKPKWEKKVAEQLAEVGIESYCPLITQVRQWSDRKKKVEVPLFNSYVFVRLEEADRNQVFQSPGAVRYLFWLGKPAIVRDEEIAIIKKGLDGSGSCDVSLHPFQVGDTIALQSGPFSNQAAIVQEVNKTHYVVVLESMGCVLKMRK; from the coding sequence ATGAATTGGTATGTAATCTATACAAAACCGAAGTGGGAGAAAAAAGTGGCGGAGCAATTGGCGGAAGTCGGGATAGAATCTTATTGTCCGTTGATTACACAGGTTCGTCAATGGTCTGATCGAAAAAAAAAGGTGGAGGTTCCGCTTTTTAATTCCTATGTTTTTGTTCGGCTGGAGGAGGCTGACAGGAATCAGGTTTTTCAATCCCCGGGTGCTGTGCGCTATTTGTTTTGGTTGGGGAAGCCGGCTATTGTTAGGGATGAGGAGATTGCCATTATCAAAAAGGGGCTTGATGGCTCGGGTAGTTGTGATGTTTCTTTGCATCCCTTTCAGGTGGGTGATACTATAGCGTTGCAGTCGGGACCATTTTCGAATCAGGCGGCAATCGTGCAGGAGGTGAATAAGACACATTATGTTGTTGTTTTGGAGTCGATGGGTTGTGTGTTGAAGATGAGGAAGTGA
- a CDS encoding nucleotide sugar dehydrogenase, with the protein MKIRKICCIGAGYVGGPTMAIIAQKCPQIEVTVVDLNAERIAAWNDADVANIPIYEPGLSAIVAEARGRNLFFSTDVEKAIDEAQIIFISVNTPTKTYGKGKGMAADLKFIELCARQIAKVAKDNKIVVEKSTLPVRTAEAIKSILDNTGNGVQFQILSNPEFLAEGTAVQDLLHPDRILIGGDASAEGQQAIQALVGVYSNWVAADKILTTNVWSSELSKLTANAFLAQRISSINAMSELCEKTGADVNEVAKAIGMDSRIGPKFLKASVGFGGSCFQKDILNLVYIAKSYGLHEVADYWEQVIIMNDHQKRRFSNTIVRTLYNTVADKKITFLGWAFKKDTNDTRESAAIYVADDLIHEQAQIAVYDPKVSRKKVLADLDYLESRTAAANAESIVSFENPYEACEKAHAIAVLTEWDEFITYDWQRIYDSMQKPAFVFDGRNILDRAEMEAIGFVYQGIGS; encoded by the coding sequence ATGAAGATTAGAAAGATTTGTTGTATTGGGGCTGGATATGTTGGAGGGCCTACTATGGCAATTATTGCACAGAAATGCCCGCAGATTGAAGTGACTGTGGTGGATTTGAATGCCGAACGAATTGCGGCCTGGAATGATGCGGATGTAGCCAATATTCCTATTTATGAACCAGGGTTATCTGCTATTGTTGCAGAAGCGAGAGGGAGAAATCTGTTTTTTTCTACCGATGTAGAAAAAGCAATTGATGAGGCGCAGATTATTTTTATATCGGTTAATACGCCTACCAAAACCTATGGTAAAGGAAAAGGTATGGCTGCCGATTTGAAATTTATCGAATTGTGTGCCCGACAAATTGCTAAGGTGGCTAAGGATAATAAGATCGTAGTGGAAAAATCGACTTTGCCGGTACGAACGGCGGAGGCTATTAAGAGTATTTTGGATAATACCGGAAACGGAGTGCAGTTTCAAATTCTTTCCAATCCGGAGTTTTTGGCAGAGGGAACGGCTGTTCAGGATTTATTGCATCCGGATCGAATCCTGATAGGAGGGGATGCTTCTGCTGAAGGGCAGCAAGCGATACAGGCTCTAGTAGGGGTGTATTCGAATTGGGTGGCTGCCGATAAAATTTTAACGACTAATGTGTGGTCGTCTGAATTGTCAAAGTTGACGGCCAATGCTTTTTTGGCACAAAGAATTTCGTCAATCAATGCGATGTCGGAACTTTGTGAAAAGACCGGTGCCGATGTCAACGAGGTGGCTAAAGCTATTGGGATGGACAGCCGCATTGGCCCCAAATTCCTGAAAGCCTCTGTTGGTTTTGGTGGCAGCTGTTTTCAAAAGGATATTTTGAATTTGGTTTACATCGCTAAATCCTACGGTTTGCATGAGGTGGCTGATTATTGGGAGCAGGTCATTATCATGAACGACCATCAAAAAAGACGTTTTTCTAATACGATCGTTCGAACGCTTTACAATACGGTGGCCGATAAGAAAATTACTTTTCTGGGTTGGGCTTTCAAGAAAGATACTAATGATACGCGAGAATCGGCGGCTATTTATGTGGCTGATGACTTGATTCATGAGCAGGCTCAAATTGCCGTTTATGATCCTAAGGTGTCGCGAAAGAAAGTTTTGGCGGATTTGGATTATCTGGAGAGCCGAACTGCTGCAGCTAATGCCGAGAGTATTGTGTCTTTTGAGAATCCCTATGAGGCCTGTGAGAAGGCGCATGCTATTGCTGTGCTTACGGAGTGGGATGAGTTTATAACTTATGACTGGCAACGCATATACGATTCGATGCAAAAGCCTGCTTTTGTTTTTGATGGTAGGAATATACTAGATCGTGCTGAAATGGAAGCGATTGGTTTTGTGTATCAGGGGATAGGGTCGTAG
- a CDS encoding four helix bundle protein, whose translation MKSYKDLDIYTIGLELFYKTHALSLQLPKYELYELGSQIRRSSDSVVTNIVEGYGRKRYKNDFIKFLVYSHASNLETLNHIEKIVNLYPNLADDMRILHEKYDALGAKIFSFIKYVEEHWKV comes from the coding sequence ATGAAGAGCTATAAAGATTTGGATATTTATACAATCGGATTGGAATTGTTTTATAAAACACATGCTTTATCACTGCAATTGCCGAAATATGAGCTATATGAATTAGGGAGTCAGATTAGAAGATCTTCCGATTCTGTTGTAACAAATATTGTAGAAGGCTACGGACGCAAAAGATATAAAAATGATTTTATTAAGTTTTTAGTTTATTCGCATGCGAGTAATTTAGAAACGCTTAATCATATTGAAAAAATAGTCAATTTGTATCCTAATTTGGCTGACGACATGAGAATACTCCATGAAAAGTATGATGCTTTGGGAGCTAAAATTTTTTCCTTTATAAAATATGTAGAGGAACATTGGAAAGTTTGA
- a CDS encoding SDR family oxidoreductase, whose product MKEETKSTILITGGAGFIGSNLCAYFLEKGHKVVCLDNFATGHRHNLKDFINNPNFKLIEGDIRKATDCFNAVKGVDYVLHQAALGSVPRSINDPVTTNDVNVSGFLNVLVASRDAKVKRFVYAASSSTYGDSEGLPKVEDVIGKPLSPYAITKYVNELYAEIFSRTYGIETIGLRYFNVFGRKQDPNGAYAAVIPKFVTQLMQLESPKINGDGNYSRDFTYIDNVIQMNELAMTTTNPEAVNTVYNTAYGDRNTLNDLVGYLKKYLAEYDPRIADVVIEHGPNRMGDIPHSLASIDKAKRLLGYDPKYSLQEGLKEAVDWYWGNLR is encoded by the coding sequence ATGAAGGAAGAAACAAAAAGTACGATATTGATTACCGGTGGAGCTGGGTTTATTGGTTCTAATCTGTGTGCGTATTTTTTAGAAAAGGGACATAAGGTGGTTTGTTTGGATAATTTTGCCACAGGACACCGACACAATTTGAAGGATTTTATAAACAATCCCAATTTTAAGTTGATAGAAGGGGATATACGTAAGGCAACTGATTGTTTTAATGCGGTTAAAGGAGTGGATTATGTTTTGCATCAGGCGGCATTGGGTTCGGTTCCTCGTTCCATCAATGATCCCGTTACCACCAATGATGTTAATGTTTCCGGTTTTTTGAATGTATTGGTGGCTAGCCGTGATGCCAAGGTAAAACGCTTTGTCTATGCGGCAAGTTCTTCTACTTATGGAGATTCGGAGGGATTGCCAAAAGTAGAGGATGTTATAGGGAAACCTTTGTCACCTTATGCGATAACGAAGTACGTGAACGAGTTGTACGCGGAGATTTTCAGCAGAACTTATGGTATTGAAACCATAGGCTTGCGTTATTTTAATGTTTTTGGAAGAAAGCAGGATCCCAATGGGGCTTATGCGGCGGTAATTCCTAAATTTGTCACGCAATTGATGCAGTTGGAAAGTCCGAAGATTAATGGTGACGGAAATTATTCTCGTGATTTCACTTATATCGATAATGTGATTCAGATGAATGAGTTGGCTATGACCACAACCAATCCAGAGGCGGTAAATACGGTTTACAATACGGCTTATGGCGATCGGAATACGTTGAATGATTTGGTGGGCTACTTGAAAAAATATTTGGCGGAGTACGATCCTAGGATTGCCGATGTTGTAATTGAGCACGGTCCGAACAGGATGGGGGATATTCCGCACTCTTTGGCGAGTATTGATAAGGCGAAGCGATTGTTGGGTTATGATCCGAAATATTCTTTGCAAGAAGGGTTGAAAGAAGCAGTGGATTGGTATTGGGGGAATTTGAGGTAG
- a CDS encoding GumC family protein: MLDIKDFSIFENQVSFDFKGFLIKIGSYWRWFLLSLLITFTIAYQVNVRIEKIYGMETLISVKEESNPLFTSNTSLVFNWGGTSDQVQTISTTLQSRSHNELVVDKLQYYIDYLVQGKYNLVDAYGAVPFYVAIDKSKGQLAGSLIGIKFLNENEYEIRIPFENNTVSLISYTTNSRDNTAVVPGDFVKKYRVGEQVLLPFLNWKLLLKDNPGFYKGNEYFVRFNDFDATVSRYKGINVRSDDKGGSIITLAMQGNNKARMVEYLNSTVKMLMKRQLDSKNQFATNTISFIDSTLVAMESQLKETGEELKSFRKGKNIYDIEEGGGKFSNQVLEYDVKKDEVSRKLAYYNSLKAYLKSSVDYSKLPAPSVAGIEDPNIVVNISKLIALSTQRSEMAYAVKSDKIFKDFDSQMEAVKKVLLENIASAKSSLQFDLATINAKINQTESSIKRLPDDQQELIKIKRKYDLSNNIYSTFLQKRSEADIVKAANLSDIRFIDPAKDVGGGLIGPRTSVNYVLALFLGILFPLVLVFIIFFINDSIQNTEDISKLTQIPLIGVVGLNKEITNLAVFDRPKSSLSESFRAIRSSLQFLYKSQHVDGAKTLMITSSVSGEGKTFCSINIATVFALSEKKTVIVGLDLRKPRLFDEFNLTNKVGIVNYLIKQKSIDEIINPTQIPFLDVIVSGPIPPNPAEMILSEGMGELISELKKRYDYIILDTPPVGLVSDSLELAQYCDVTLYIVRQNFSKKEMITLLNNRVKRGELKNASIVLNGFENKAKYGATYGYSYGTYSNGYYEEDKPKSIFSRIVEKFKKV; encoded by the coding sequence ATGTTAGATATAAAAGATTTTTCAATTTTTGAGAACCAAGTCAGTTTTGACTTCAAAGGGTTTTTAATTAAAATAGGAAGCTATTGGCGGTGGTTCTTACTAAGTCTTTTGATCACCTTTACAATTGCTTACCAGGTAAATGTCAGGATTGAAAAGATTTATGGCATGGAAACGCTGATTTCTGTAAAAGAAGAAAGCAATCCTCTTTTTACTTCTAATACCAGTCTGGTGTTCAACTGGGGAGGGACTTCTGATCAGGTCCAGACTATTTCTACGACTTTGCAGTCCAGATCCCATAACGAACTGGTCGTTGATAAATTACAATATTATATTGATTATTTGGTTCAAGGAAAATACAATCTTGTAGATGCTTATGGGGCTGTACCTTTTTATGTTGCTATTGATAAATCAAAGGGGCAGCTTGCCGGGAGTCTCATAGGAATTAAGTTCTTGAACGAAAATGAATATGAAATCCGAATTCCATTTGAAAATAATACAGTTTCATTAATTAGTTATACCACTAATTCTAGGGATAATACTGCTGTTGTGCCAGGTGATTTTGTAAAAAAATACAGGGTGGGAGAGCAAGTTTTATTGCCTTTTTTGAACTGGAAATTGCTCCTAAAAGACAATCCTGGATTTTACAAAGGCAATGAGTATTTCGTTCGATTTAATGATTTTGATGCTACAGTATCCCGTTATAAAGGTATCAATGTGCGATCGGATGATAAAGGAGGTTCTATCATTACACTTGCAATGCAGGGAAATAATAAAGCCAGAATGGTCGAATATTTGAATTCGACCGTAAAGATGCTCATGAAAAGGCAATTGGACAGTAAGAACCAATTTGCCACCAATACCATCAGTTTTATTGATAGTACCCTTGTAGCGATGGAGTCTCAGCTGAAAGAAACCGGAGAAGAGTTGAAATCATTCCGAAAAGGAAAAAACATATATGATATAGAAGAAGGCGGCGGTAAATTCTCGAATCAGGTTTTAGAATATGATGTTAAGAAAGATGAAGTGAGCCGTAAACTGGCCTATTACAATTCCTTGAAGGCGTATTTAAAAAGCAGTGTCGATTACTCGAAGCTTCCTGCGCCATCAGTGGCTGGTATCGAAGATCCAAATATAGTGGTCAATATTTCTAAGTTGATTGCACTTTCCACTCAAAGATCTGAAATGGCTTATGCGGTAAAAAGCGATAAGATTTTTAAGGATTTTGATAGCCAAATGGAAGCGGTGAAAAAAGTATTATTAGAGAATATCGCTTCTGCAAAATCCTCTTTGCAATTTGATTTGGCTACGATAAACGCAAAAATTAATCAAACAGAAAGCTCCATAAAGAGGCTTCCGGATGATCAGCAAGAACTGATCAAAATTAAACGGAAATATGATCTAAGCAATAATATTTACAGTACTTTTTTGCAAAAAAGAAGTGAAGCCGACATCGTTAAAGCCGCTAATTTATCCGATATTCGTTTTATAGATCCGGCCAAAGATGTAGGCGGAGGTTTGATTGGTCCAAGGACGTCGGTTAATTATGTATTGGCCTTATTTTTAGGGATACTTTTTCCGCTAGTTCTTGTTTTTATTATCTTTTTTATTAACGACTCCATTCAGAATACGGAAGATATTAGTAAGCTAACACAGATCCCTTTGATAGGTGTCGTGGGGCTCAATAAGGAGATTACTAATTTGGCTGTTTTTGATAGGCCAAAATCGTCTTTGTCGGAATCTTTCCGAGCGATTCGATCCTCTCTTCAGTTTTTGTATAAAAGTCAACATGTAGATGGAGCCAAAACGCTGATGATTACTTCTTCTGTTAGTGGGGAAGGGAAGACCTTTTGTTCCATTAACATTGCGACCGTATTTGCTTTAAGCGAAAAAAAGACGGTTATTGTTGGTTTGGATTTAAGAAAACCCAGATTATTTGATGAATTTAATTTAACGAATAAGGTGGGTATCGTAAATTATTTGATCAAGCAAAAAAGTATTGATGAAATCATTAATCCCACGCAGATTCCTTTCCTTGATGTGATTGTTTCGGGGCCTATTCCTCCTAATCCGGCTGAGATGATTCTAAGTGAGGGTATGGGGGAGCTAATTTCAGAATTAAAGAAAAGGTATGATTATATTATTTTGGACACCCCTCCGGTTGGTTTAGTGTCGGATTCCTTGGAGTTGGCACAATATTGTGATGTTACCTTATATATTGTAAGGCAGAATTTTTCTAAAAAAGAAATGATTACCTTATTGAATAATAGGGTTAAGCGTGGCGAGCTGAAAAATGCCAGTATTGTTTTGAACGGCTTTGAAAATAAAGCAAAGTATGGGGCAACCTATGGTTATAGCTATGGTACTTATTCAAATGGTTATTATGAAGAGGATAAACCGAAGTCCATTTTTAGCAGAATAGTTGAAAAATTTAAGAAAGTATAA
- a CDS encoding polysaccharide biosynthesis/export family protein yields the protein MNKPIFYLFLSISVLFTSCIPTQDLIYLQKKNSVQTETAISAVVTKPYRLQTNDVLSINIKAIDPKLVAIFSTTNQAELGSKSESGLYFDGFTVDDHGNIRMPILGEINVMGFTLDEVRTRIEKQLLAEYFNKEANIFVTVKLAGFRYTINGEVGSTGTKTLFQEHVTILEAIANAGDITLTGNRKAVTIIRQTPTGSQMHELDLTDINVMQSPYFYLQPNDYIYVKPLRQKTWGTGKTGIESLGTIITLLSLATTTFLLLKN from the coding sequence ATGAACAAACCGATATTCTATTTGTTTTTAAGTATTAGTGTGTTGTTTACGTCCTGTATCCCAACTCAGGATTTGATTTATTTACAAAAAAAGAATAGTGTTCAAACAGAAACTGCAATCTCAGCAGTAGTTACTAAACCATACCGATTGCAAACTAATGATGTGTTGAGTATCAACATAAAGGCAATTGACCCTAAGTTAGTTGCCATTTTCAGTACAACAAACCAAGCAGAATTAGGAAGTAAATCAGAATCAGGATTGTATTTTGACGGTTTCACCGTGGATGATCATGGTAATATCAGAATGCCAATTTTGGGAGAGATTAATGTCATGGGTTTTACTTTGGATGAAGTAAGGACTAGAATTGAAAAACAATTACTTGCAGAATATTTTAATAAAGAAGCCAATATTTTTGTGACGGTTAAATTAGCCGGATTCAGATATACCATTAATGGTGAAGTGGGGAGTACAGGAACCAAAACTTTATTTCAAGAGCATGTAACTATTTTAGAAGCTATAGCCAATGCGGGAGATATTACTCTAACAGGAAATAGAAAAGCAGTAACAATTATTCGACAAACCCCTACCGGGAGTCAGATGCATGAGCTTGATCTTACAGACATCAATGTAATGCAATCACCTTATTTTTATTTACAACCCAATGATTATATATATGTAAAACCCCTTAGGCAGAAAACTTGGGGAACAGGAAAAACAGGAATTGAATCTTTAGGAACCATTATAACGTTGTTATCACTGGCTACCACTACTTTTTTACTATTAAAAAATTAA
- the recR gene encoding recombination mediator RecR, translated as MEFSSKLIEKAVNEIAQLPGIGKRTALRLVLHLLKQPKEQTGFLAQALTSMREDIKYCENCHNISDSDICEICSNANRNHQIVCVVEDIRDVMAIENTGQFRGVYHVLGGKISPIDGVGPSQLKIATLVEKVKEGKISEVIFALSSTMEGDTTNFYIYKQIAASAIIISTIARGIAVGDELEYADEVTLGRSILQRVPFEKSFKNN; from the coding sequence ATGGAATTTTCTTCAAAATTAATAGAAAAAGCGGTAAATGAGATTGCACAGTTGCCAGGAATTGGTAAACGAACTGCTTTGCGATTAGTCTTGCATTTGTTGAAACAACCCAAAGAGCAGACCGGTTTTTTAGCACAGGCATTAACAAGTATGCGGGAGGATATTAAGTATTGCGAAAATTGTCATAATATTTCGGATAGCGACATCTGTGAAATTTGTTCTAATGCGAACAGAAATCATCAAATAGTGTGTGTGGTTGAAGACATTCGGGATGTAATGGCTATAGAAAATACCGGTCAGTTTAGAGGTGTTTATCATGTTTTGGGTGGTAAGATTTCGCCTATAGACGGTGTTGGTCCAAGTCAGCTCAAAATAGCTACACTTGTGGAAAAAGTAAAAGAGGGCAAAATCAGCGAAGTTATTTTTGCGCTAAGCTCAACAATGGAGGGCGATACCACTAATTTTTATATTTATAAGCAAATTGCAGCTTCGGCAATTATTATTTCTACAATTGCCAGAGGAATAGCTGTGGGTGATGAGTTAGAATATGCCGATGAAGTTACCTTAGGAAGAAGTATATTGCAACGAGTGCCATTTGAGAAGTCCTTCAAAAACAATTAA
- a CDS encoding CoA-binding protein codes for MKSKKTLVLGASAKPDRYAYKAIKMLVEKGHPVLAIGQNAGEVEGIKIQTKAIPLKNVDTITLYLNPARQRDYYNYIVEAKPKRVVFNPGTENPELYQLLELNDIKVEVACTLVLLTINRY; via the coding sequence ATGAAAAGTAAAAAAACTTTAGTTCTTGGAGCCTCTGCAAAACCGGACAGATATGCCTATAAAGCCATTAAAATGCTTGTCGAAAAAGGGCATCCCGTGCTTGCGATAGGTCAAAATGCAGGTGAAGTTGAGGGAATTAAAATCCAAACAAAAGCCATTCCGTTAAAAAACGTAGATACAATTACTTTATATTTAAACCCAGCTCGTCAACGTGATTATTACAATTATATCGTGGAAGCTAAACCCAAACGTGTGGTTTTTAATCCAGGAACTGAAAATCCGGAGCTGTATCAGCTTTTAGAACTAAATGATATCAAGGTTGAAGTGGCTTGTACACTGGTTTTATTGACTATAAATCGATATTAG
- a CDS encoding MarC family NAAT transporter: MDLFIYLFAALFSVLNPIGTIPIFVGLTQHDSAKERSRISLWTAINVFIILVVSFFLGEYVLSFFGISIEALRIAGGIVIATSGFSLLTGKFNKKRGVNKKVENDAQTRNDIALTPLAIPMLAGPGSISLLIAFYHEHQNTPEIIISVLAILAVAASIFVTLRSAHYLAKILGASGIVAISRIVGFIVIAIGVQYIISSIITIVKSNLT; the protein is encoded by the coding sequence ATGGATCTTTTTATTTATTTATTTGCTGCCCTTTTTTCAGTTTTAAACCCAATTGGAACAATCCCAATTTTTGTGGGACTTACCCAACATGACAGCGCAAAAGAACGCTCCCGAATTTCCTTATGGACTGCCATTAATGTCTTTATCATCTTAGTGGTTTCCTTTTTTCTAGGTGAATATGTGCTGTCCTTTTTTGGAATTAGCATTGAAGCCTTGCGTATTGCCGGAGGAATTGTTATTGCCACATCTGGATTCTCACTACTTACAGGCAAATTCAATAAAAAAAGGGGAGTGAACAAAAAAGTAGAAAATGACGCACAAACCAGAAACGACATTGCGCTTACCCCATTAGCAATTCCTATGCTTGCCGGACCGGGATCGATTTCTTTATTAATAGCTTTTTACCATGAACACCAAAATACACCTGAAATCATCATTTCTGTTCTAGCCATTTTAGCGGTAGCTGCTTCTATTTTCGTTACTTTAAGAAGCGCTCATTATTTAGCCAAAATTCTTGGAGCCTCCGGAATTGTAGCCATATCAAGAATCGTAGGATTCATCGTAATTGCAATTGGAGTACAGTATATTATTAGCTCAATAATCACAATAGTCAAGAGCAATTTGACTTAA